A single window of Leeuwenhoekiella sp. MAR_2009_132 DNA harbors:
- a CDS encoding metallophosphoesterase family protein → MNSSHLSRRNSLKLFALTGTTILAMPNLLLSCDSKRDFKIRFGILTDSHYANREPVGTRFYKDSIPKMREAIATLSTQKLDFLIHLGDFKDQDAGAKTEDTLGYLKKIEAVFQEFEGANYHALGNHDVDSITKEQFLKKILNTGQQIAQSYYAYTANGMQFIVLDANYDADGTSHHFAEGSDWENATIPKKEVDWFANLLANSDLPTVVFCHHPLYEYYKEGSKFHVTNYAEIQQLMEANGNVIACFHGHVHAEDLKEINGIHYITQLGMVDYEGLENNTFSLVEITPNQLKIEGYKRASNKHITL, encoded by the coding sequence ATGAACTCATCTCACCTCAGCAGACGCAACTCACTGAAGCTTTTTGCCTTAACCGGAACAACAATTTTAGCAATGCCTAATCTGTTATTAAGTTGTGATAGCAAAAGAGATTTTAAAATCCGTTTTGGAATTTTGACAGACTCCCATTATGCAAATCGGGAACCGGTGGGAACTCGTTTTTATAAAGATTCTATTCCTAAAATGAGAGAAGCAATTGCAACTTTAAGCACTCAAAAATTAGATTTTCTGATTCATTTGGGTGATTTTAAAGATCAGGATGCAGGTGCAAAAACGGAAGATACACTTGGTTACCTTAAAAAGATAGAAGCTGTTTTTCAAGAGTTTGAAGGAGCAAACTATCACGCGCTGGGTAACCACGACGTTGACAGTATTACCAAAGAGCAGTTTCTAAAAAAAATTCTAAATACCGGCCAGCAAATTGCACAAAGCTATTATGCATATACGGCAAATGGAATGCAGTTTATTGTATTAGATGCAAATTATGATGCAGATGGAACTTCGCATCATTTTGCCGAAGGATCAGATTGGGAAAATGCTACTATTCCTAAAAAAGAGGTGGACTGGTTTGCAAATTTATTGGCAAACTCAGATTTGCCTACCGTTGTTTTTTGCCATCATCCCTTATATGAATATTATAAAGAGGGTTCAAAATTTCACGTGACTAATTACGCCGAAATTCAACAATTAATGGAGGCAAACGGAAACGTGATTGCGTGCTTTCACGGCCACGTACACGCTGAAGATTTAAAGGAGATCAATGGCATACACTACATTACCCAACTGGGTATGGTAGATTATGAAGGACTTGAAAATAATACTTTTAGTCTGGTAGAAATCACACCCAATCAATTGAAAATAGAAGGGTATAAGCGTGCATCAAATAAGCATATTACGCTTTGA
- a CDS encoding STAS domain-containing protein: MINFITTENDITLSGKLTSENVSEIQHKIENTLCDYNHLNIRLSTLDLIDISGIYMLYLIAKSAESKNKEICLIGLNSVIFQSALKATGIHELFVKNFCCKSRKQKDQAV, translated from the coding sequence ATGATTAACTTTATAACCACTGAAAATGATATAACTCTAAGTGGAAAACTTACTAGCGAGAATGTTTCTGAAATACAACATAAAATAGAGAATACGCTATGTGACTATAACCATTTAAATATTAGACTTAGCACATTAGATCTCATTGACATCTCTGGTATTTATATGTTGTATCTCATAGCGAAAAGTGCGGAGTCTAAAAATAAAGAAATATGTTTAATAGGTCTAAATTCTGTCATTTTTCAAAGTGCACTAAAGGCAACCGGAATTCACGAATTATTTGTAAAAAATTTCTGCTGTAAATCCCGAAAACAAAAGGATCAGGCAGTCTAA
- a CDS encoding WxL protein host-binding domain-containing protein → MMKTTFYSTVLFLLVLFKSQASVIVLNGLTHTFSGNSGEYIQGELVLMNTTDQEQQIVFKLNDAIFSCGNDRIFSDSITHEQSSKSWFEGNLMDKFIGPKEKFVYKYQIKIPEDKSINGTFWSVLMIEIAKPVKKEHLTRQIDLSTKIRYAVGLITHVNQASNVDLDFTDVHIKKNELNENSLKINLLNKSKYVEGVQLNLEVYDEEGENILKSKTKRLMVFPSMCIDYNLDISTLKKGTYQCILTADSRKEYIGTNISLNIN, encoded by the coding sequence ATGATGAAAACAACATTCTATTCTACCGTCCTTTTTTTACTGGTTTTATTTAAAAGTCAAGCCAGTGTAATTGTATTAAATGGTCTTACACATACCTTCTCTGGTAACTCAGGTGAGTATATTCAGGGCGAACTCGTTCTAATGAACACTACAGACCAGGAGCAGCAAATTGTGTTTAAATTAAATGACGCCATTTTCTCTTGTGGAAATGACAGAATCTTTAGCGATTCTATTACTCACGAACAATCTTCTAAGTCCTGGTTTGAAGGAAACCTAATGGATAAATTTATAGGACCTAAAGAAAAATTTGTTTACAAATATCAAATTAAAATACCTGAAGACAAATCAATAAATGGCACGTTCTGGTCTGTTTTAATGATCGAAATAGCAAAACCAGTTAAGAAAGAACATCTTACACGCCAAATAGATTTAAGTACCAAAATAAGATATGCCGTAGGCCTAATAACTCACGTAAATCAAGCTTCAAATGTAGATCTTGATTTTACAGATGTGCATATCAAGAAAAATGAGCTAAATGAAAATTCTCTAAAAATAAACCTGCTCAACAAGTCAAAATATGTAGAAGGTGTACAATTAAATCTAGAGGTTTATGATGAAGAAGGGGAGAATATTTTAAAGTCTAAAACCAAACGTTTAATGGTGTTTCCTAGCATGTGTATAGATTATAACCTCGACATATCTACCCTAAAGAAAGGAACCTATCAATGCATTCTCACAGCAGATTCCCGAAAGGAATACATAGGCACTAATATAAGTCTCAACATCAACTAG
- a CDS encoding DUF4861 family protein, whose product MHYSKIVFLGTTLLALSSCGVKNSALHVTVTNTLNTERSFETVSVDLNRVTAFNIKDTATTVAVIYPKSKDTLTSQLVDEDGDGVADVVIFQPKIAAKSANTYNLISISKRSEAKTENPAVYSRFVPERTDDYAWENNKVAFRTYGPVAQKMVEDNVPGGTLSSGIDAWLKRVDYPIINKWYKKMTSGAGTYHEDTGEGLDNFHVGASRGIGGIAVKKDSTYYYSKNFTTWKTLATGPLRTSFILEYENWDANGTQITEQKKISLDYGSNFSKFEITITGADTVSAGLTLHSNTGKTSVNEENKWISYWEHIDDSDLGSALIIPQGLQATEKYLTPKQDESNLYAHINVENNKVIYYAGFGWKKSGQFANEQEWLAFLNTTSEKLSNPLQVSFSK is encoded by the coding sequence ATGCACTATTCTAAAATTGTCTTTCTTGGCACCACACTGCTAGCTTTATCGAGTTGTGGGGTTAAAAATTCTGCTTTACACGTAACGGTTACAAATACTTTAAATACAGAACGTTCTTTTGAAACAGTATCTGTAGATCTCAACCGGGTAACTGCGTTTAATATTAAAGACACAGCAACGACCGTAGCCGTTATATACCCAAAGTCTAAAGATACTTTAACGAGTCAGTTAGTTGATGAAGATGGTGATGGCGTAGCAGATGTGGTTATTTTTCAGCCTAAAATAGCTGCTAAAAGTGCAAATACTTACAATCTTATAAGCATCTCAAAAAGATCTGAAGCAAAAACAGAAAACCCTGCTGTTTATTCGCGTTTTGTACCTGAGCGTACAGATGATTATGCCTGGGAAAATAACAAAGTGGCGTTTAGAACTTATGGTCCCGTGGCTCAAAAAATGGTTGAAGATAATGTACCCGGTGGTACATTGTCAAGCGGAATAGACGCCTGGCTTAAGCGAGTTGATTACCCTATAATTAATAAATGGTATAAAAAAATGACTTCGGGAGCGGGAACCTATCACGAAGATACAGGCGAAGGTTTAGATAATTTTCACGTAGGTGCAAGTCGAGGAATAGGTGGTATTGCTGTAAAAAAAGATTCAACTTATTACTATTCTAAAAATTTCACTACGTGGAAGACTTTAGCGACAGGACCCTTACGCACCAGTTTTATTCTCGAGTACGAAAATTGGGATGCTAATGGAACCCAAATAACCGAGCAGAAAAAAATATCTCTCGACTACGGAAGCAATTTTTCTAAGTTTGAAATCACAATTACCGGTGCAGATACTGTTTCTGCGGGCCTTACCTTACACTCCAACACCGGGAAAACTTCAGTAAATGAAGAAAATAAATGGATTTCTTACTGGGAACACATTGATGATTCTGATTTAGGTTCGGCGCTAATTATTCCGCAAGGGCTTCAAGCTACAGAAAAGTATCTTACACCAAAGCAAGATGAAAGTAACCTCTACGCGCATATAAACGTTGAGAATAATAAAGTGATTTATTATGCAGGTTTTGGTTGGAAAAAAAGCGGCCAGTTTGCAAATGAGCAGGAATGGCTTGCTTTTTTAAATACAACTTCAGAAAAATTATCAAACCCATTACAGGTTAGTTTTTCTAAATAA
- a CDS encoding alpha/beta fold hydrolase, with protein sequence MKNTILSLFILFASLVFAQESQLQLLDLQLNNYEYPYEVSSITISIQNQELEMAYMDVKPNNYNGKNIMLLHGKNFNGAYWKTTIDALTAEGYRVVVPDQIGFGKSSKPDHFHYTFQQLALNTKAVLDAIGISNTAVLGHSMGGMLATRFALMFPEITEKLILENPIGLEDWKLKVPYKPVEWWYENELKKDYKAIKKYQLESYYDGNWDPAYDEWVNLLAGWTLNSEYKTIAWNAALTYDMIFTQPVVYEFSELKVPTLLIIGTRDRTALGKPLVSENIRKTMGLYDRLGKVTQQKISNSTLVEIENTGHLPHIERFEKFIVPLKSFLKN encoded by the coding sequence TTGAAAAATACAATTCTCTCTCTGTTTATACTTTTCGCTTCTTTAGTTTTTGCCCAGGAAAGCCAATTACAACTTCTAGATCTGCAACTTAATAACTACGAATATCCTTATGAAGTAAGCAGCATAACAATTTCGATTCAAAATCAAGAATTAGAAATGGCTTATATGGATGTGAAACCGAACAATTATAACGGTAAAAATATAATGCTGCTGCACGGTAAAAACTTTAACGGTGCCTACTGGAAAACTACTATTGATGCATTAACTGCCGAAGGTTACCGGGTAGTAGTTCCTGATCAAATAGGATTTGGAAAATCTTCAAAACCAGACCATTTTCACTATACCTTTCAACAACTGGCGTTAAATACCAAAGCAGTTCTAGACGCTATAGGTATATCTAATACAGCAGTTTTAGGACATTCTATGGGTGGTATGCTCGCGACACGATTTGCGCTTATGTTTCCTGAAATTACTGAAAAATTGATTCTTGAAAATCCTATTGGTCTTGAAGACTGGAAATTAAAAGTGCCCTACAAACCTGTTGAATGGTGGTATGAGAACGAACTTAAAAAGGATTATAAGGCTATTAAAAAATATCAATTAGAAAGCTATTATGATGGGAATTGGGATCCTGCTTATGATGAGTGGGTGAACTTATTAGCAGGGTGGACACTCAATTCTGAATATAAAACCATTGCCTGGAACGCTGCACTTACCTATGATATGATTTTTACACAACCTGTTGTCTATGAATTTTCTGAACTTAAAGTACCTACATTATTAATTATAGGTACCCGCGACCGTACTGCTTTAGGCAAACCTTTAGTATCTGAAAACATACGTAAAACGATGGGATTGTATGATAGGCTAGGTAAAGTTACTCAACAAAAAATCTCTAACAGCACGTTAGTAGAAATCGAAAATACCGGTCACCTACCCCATATAGAACGTTTTGAAAAATTTATAGTTCCTTTAAAAAGTTTTTTAAAGAACTAG
- a CDS encoding family 43 glycosylhydrolase: protein MAKLRDSSKITYNNPIVPQRADPWVYKDTDGTYYFIATVPEYDRIELRQSKSLNGLGTAESKVIWTKHNTGIMGAHIWAPELHKIDGKWIIYFAAGDVEDVWHIRMYALSNSSENPLEGEWVEEGQIKTERDSFSLDATTFEHNGERYLIWAQSVREGENTSLVLSKMETPTQLKGEELIISDPEFDWERVGYKVNEGPAVIQRNGKIFVTYSASATDSNYAIGLLWVDEQADLMNLANWHKSETPVFSTNEEVRRYGPGHSSFTVAEDGKTDVLIYHARVYKQIRGNSLQDFNRHTRARIVNWDEKGFPDFRRSETD from the coding sequence GTGGCAAAACTGCGAGATAGCAGTAAAATAACCTATAATAATCCCATTGTACCCCAGCGTGCAGACCCGTGGGTGTATAAAGATACAGACGGGACTTATTATTTTATTGCTACCGTCCCTGAATATGATCGTATAGAACTACGCCAATCAAAATCACTTAATGGCTTAGGTACTGCGGAATCTAAAGTGATCTGGACAAAACATAACACTGGCATTATGGGAGCGCATATCTGGGCTCCAGAATTGCATAAAATTGACGGGAAATGGATTATTTATTTTGCAGCGGGAGATGTCGAAGATGTTTGGCATATACGTATGTATGCACTTTCAAATTCATCAGAAAACCCGTTGGAAGGAGAATGGGTTGAGGAAGGTCAAATTAAGACTGAAAGAGATTCATTTTCGCTAGATGCTACTACATTTGAACATAATGGAGAACGCTATTTAATATGGGCACAAAGTGTTCGGGAAGGAGAAAACACCTCCCTGGTACTGTCTAAAATGGAAACTCCTACACAACTTAAAGGGGAAGAATTAATTATATCAGATCCTGAATTTGACTGGGAGCGTGTAGGTTATAAGGTAAATGAAGGTCCCGCAGTGATCCAACGTAACGGTAAAATTTTTGTTACTTATTCTGCAAGTGCAACAGATAGTAATTATGCTATAGGTTTGCTCTGGGTAGATGAGCAAGCAGATTTAATGAATTTAGCAAACTGGCATAAATCTGAAACTCCTGTATTTTCAACAAATGAAGAAGTAAGAAGATATGGTCCCGGTCACAGTTCGTTTACTGTTGCTGAAGATGGTAAAACAGATGTATTAATTTATCATGCACGTGTTTATAAACAAATACGCGGAAACTCGCTACAAGACTTTAACAGGCACACACGAGCTCGTATTGTTAACTGGGATGAGAAGGGTTTTCCAGACTTTAGGCGATCTGAAACAGATTAA
- a CDS encoding Lrp/AsnC family transcriptional regulator, translated as METLDETDLKILRILQEDAKKTTKDIAEQLHLTASPVYERIRRLEKKGYIKNYVAILDKKMLNRPVTAICMVSLRYHNEGFIDTFERQIKELVEVQECYHMAGKVDFFLKIHLGGLEEYHEFVRSKLSKIQNIGVLESYFVLKEIHNTTAIDF; from the coding sequence ATGGAAACACTTGATGAAACCGATTTGAAAATTTTAAGAATACTACAGGAAGATGCGAAGAAAACAACAAAAGACATTGCAGAACAACTACACCTAACGGCATCGCCTGTATACGAGCGAATACGGCGCTTAGAGAAAAAGGGATATATAAAAAACTATGTAGCCATTTTAGATAAAAAAATGCTTAATAGGCCGGTAACAGCAATTTGTATGGTATCCCTTCGCTATCACAATGAGGGTTTTATAGACACGTTTGAACGCCAGATTAAAGAACTTGTTGAAGTACAGGAATGCTACCATATGGCGGGTAAAGTAGATTTTTTCTTAAAAATTCATTTAGGAGGCCTTGAAGAGTACCACGAGTTTGTGCGCAGTAAACTTTCAAAAATTCAGAATATAGGCGTATTAGAAAGTTATTTTGTACTGAAAGAAATACACAATACCACGGCTATAGATTTTTAA
- a CDS encoding STAS domain-containing protein has protein sequence MTLKVEIDSSIIKLNGVFAVESIQLIEEMLKAYLKTNTRLIIDLSSLSRIDVECVFFLEKFIKKQDKKNKSITIRRVKNNRILKAFKVLKLETLFEDY, from the coding sequence ATGACGTTAAAAGTAGAAATAGATAGTTCCATAATCAAACTGAATGGGGTATTCGCTGTAGAATCGATTCAATTAATAGAGGAAATGTTAAAAGCTTATTTAAAGACGAATACGCGTTTAATTATAGATTTATCAAGCCTTAGTAGAATAGATGTAGAATGTGTGTTTTTCCTCGAAAAATTTATTAAAAAGCAGGATAAAAAAAACAAATCTATTACGATACGTCGTGTAAAGAATAATAGAATTCTTAAGGCATTTAAAGTCTTAAAGTTAGAAACACTTTTTGAGGATTACTAA
- the kbl gene encoding glycine C-acetyltransferase produces the protein MFTSVRENIQNELEEIREAGLYKEERIITTPQRAKINTQNGSEVLNFCANNYLGLSAHPDIIEAGISAIKTHGFGLSSVRFICGTQDIHKELERKTAEFLGTEDCILYAAAFDANGGVFEPILGKEDAIISDELNHASIIDGIRLCKAARHRYSHNNMDALEEELKKASGARRKLIVTDGVFSMDGTIAQLDKICDLADKYDAMLMVDDCHATGFIGENGKGSHEYNNVMGRVDIITGTYGKALGGASGGFTAARKEIVDMLRQKSRPYLFSNTLAPAIAGASIKAIDMLSTSADLIAKVQNNAKRFRKEMTDAGFDIIPGVHPIVPIMLYDAKVAQEFAAKLLEEGIYVIAFFYPVVPQEKARIRVQLSAAHEDEHITKAVAAFTKVGKQLGVI, from the coding sequence ATGTTTACATCAGTAAGAGAAAATATACAGAACGAACTAGAAGAAATACGGGAAGCCGGTCTTTATAAAGAAGAACGCATAATAACTACACCTCAACGGGCTAAAATAAATACACAAAACGGATCTGAGGTTTTAAACTTTTGCGCAAACAATTATTTAGGTCTTTCTGCACATCCAGATATTATTGAGGCAGGAATTTCAGCGATTAAAACACATGGTTTTGGTCTTTCTTCTGTACGTTTTATTTGTGGAACTCAAGACATTCACAAAGAGTTAGAGCGTAAAACTGCTGAATTTTTAGGCACCGAAGATTGTATTTTATATGCTGCAGCTTTTGATGCTAACGGCGGTGTTTTTGAACCTATTTTAGGCAAAGAAGATGCGATTATTTCTGACGAGTTAAATCACGCCAGTATTATAGACGGCATACGTTTATGTAAAGCTGCCCGTCACCGATACAGTCATAACAATATGGACGCTCTGGAAGAAGAATTGAAAAAAGCTTCAGGAGCCCGAAGAAAGTTAATTGTTACAGACGGCGTATTTTCTATGGATGGTACAATTGCACAACTGGACAAAATTTGTGATCTGGCCGATAAATACGATGCTATGCTAATGGTAGATGATTGCCACGCCACCGGTTTTATAGGTGAGAACGGTAAAGGTAGTCACGAGTACAATAATGTGATGGGACGTGTTGATATCATTACTGGAACCTACGGTAAGGCCTTAGGTGGCGCTTCTGGTGGTTTTACTGCTGCCCGAAAAGAGATTGTAGATATGCTGCGTCAAAAATCGAGACCGTATCTATTTTCAAATACGCTGGCTCCCGCAATTGCAGGAGCATCTATAAAAGCTATAGATATGTTGAGCACTTCTGCAGATTTAATTGCAAAAGTTCAAAACAACGCAAAACGTTTTAGAAAAGAAATGACAGATGCAGGCTTTGATATTATACCGGGAGTGCATCCTATTGTTCCTATAATGCTGTACGATGCTAAGGTCGCTCAGGAATTTGCAGCAAAATTATTAGAAGAAGGTATTTATGTGATTGCATTTTTCTATCCGGTAGTGCCGCAAGAAAAAGCACGTATTCGAGTACAGTTATCTGCAGCTCATGAAGATGAGCATATCACAAAAGCAGTTGCAGCATTTACTAAAGTAGGTAAGCAGCTGGGAGTTATTTAA
- a CDS encoding RDD family protein, protein MASGKIANTSIRNYTDLELVKIVTVEVHKHHPDTVKAAERELSKRSVSKMQMASLVKAAAQQNIAVQEIQSYVTNSGVRFVNFTIDFVVFILLILAGTFILDAVFSTSNNELLLSIGYGMVFILFLVYYGVSEYFFQKTLGKYFTKTKVVNLDGSKPGALAILILTLCRLIPFDRLSFLLFKKGFHDKLSHTQVIKD, encoded by the coding sequence ATGGCATCAGGAAAAATCGCAAATACGAGCATTCGCAACTATACAGATTTAGAATTAGTAAAAATTGTTACTGTTGAAGTTCATAAACACCACCCGGATACTGTTAAAGCTGCAGAACGCGAACTCTCAAAACGTTCTGTTTCTAAAATGCAAATGGCTAGTTTAGTTAAAGCAGCAGCACAACAAAATATAGCTGTACAGGAAATACAGTCTTATGTCACTAATTCTGGAGTTCGGTTTGTAAATTTTACCATAGACTTTGTGGTTTTTATACTTTTAATTCTTGCAGGCACATTTATTTTGGATGCTGTATTTAGCACATCCAATAATGAACTGCTCTTAAGTATAGGTTATGGTATGGTCTTTATATTGTTTTTAGTTTATTATGGCGTATCTGAATATTTCTTTCAAAAAACTCTGGGAAAGTATTTTACTAAAACTAAAGTAGTAAACCTTGATGGTTCTAAACCCGGTGCGCTTGCGATACTTATACTTACCTTATGCAGGCTTATCCCTTTTGATCGTTTGTCTTTTCTACTTTTTAAAAAGGGTTTTCACGACAAACTATCACACACACAGGTAATTAAAGATTAA
- a CDS encoding response regulator codes for MSQAADIVLIDDDDVYLFVVGHMCNTYCRDLNVVTITDGELGINYFKKVKEDNIQLPKLILLDINMPYLDGWGFLNAFREHKIDQFDEITIYLVTSSNRNCDKIRIESYPELNGFILKPVRKKELHQLLESVFKK; via the coding sequence ATGAGTCAGGCTGCAGACATAGTGCTTATAGATGATGATGATGTCTACTTATTTGTCGTAGGGCATATGTGCAATACCTATTGTCGGGATTTAAATGTTGTGACTATTACAGATGGCGAATTGGGTATTAATTATTTCAAAAAAGTAAAAGAAGATAATATACAGTTGCCTAAACTAATTTTATTAGATATAAACATGCCATATCTTGACGGTTGGGGATTTTTAAATGCTTTTAGAGAACATAAAATAGACCAGTTTGATGAGATTACGATTTATTTGGTAACCTCATCAAATAGAAACTGTGATAAAATACGAATAGAAAGTTACCCTGAGTTAAACGGATTTATATTAAAACCAGTGCGTAAAAAAGAACTGCATCAATTGCTTGAATCGGTTTTTAAAAAATAG
- a CDS encoding NAD-dependent epimerase/dehydratase family protein has translation MKEPKILITGAFGQLGTALTDALISKYGSDAVVATDLHIREGFSCKTLKLDATDIQALDEVVRQQKITQIYHLAAILSAKGEEKPLQTWDLNNSTFFNVLEVARLNAIKKVFFPSSIAVFGPDARKEYVSHDFALHPTTVYGISKVAGEHWARYYNAKYDLDVRCLRYPGLISYQSFPGGGTTDYAVDIFHKAINGENFVSYLQEDTQLPMLYMDDAIEATLQLMEAPKEAIKTVGYNIQGISFSPKELLEAIQKHIPEFKAAYKPDHRQAIAESWPISLDDRAAQAEWGWKPKYDLAKMTQEMLKQLELKKNNSQKQHA, from the coding sequence ATGAAAGAGCCAAAAATATTAATTACCGGAGCCTTTGGTCAGTTGGGAACAGCACTTACTGATGCGCTAATATCTAAATACGGATCTGATGCTGTAGTAGCTACAGATCTTCATATACGAGAAGGATTTAGTTGCAAAACCTTAAAGCTTGATGCTACAGATATTCAAGCATTAGATGAAGTTGTAAGACAACAAAAAATCACTCAGATTTACCACCTTGCAGCAATATTATCTGCAAAAGGAGAAGAGAAACCTCTGCAAACATGGGATTTAAACAATTCTACTTTTTTTAATGTTCTTGAAGTAGCGCGTTTAAATGCTATTAAAAAGGTGTTTTTCCCAAGTTCAATAGCTGTTTTTGGTCCAGATGCTCGCAAAGAATACGTGTCTCACGATTTTGCGCTGCATCCTACAACTGTTTACGGTATAAGTAAAGTAGCCGGTGAGCATTGGGCACGTTATTACAATGCTAAATACGACTTAGATGTACGTTGCTTACGTTATCCCGGTCTAATAAGTTATCAATCCTTTCCCGGTGGAGGTACAACAGATTATGCAGTAGATATCTTTCATAAAGCAATTAATGGAGAAAATTTTGTAAGTTATCTTCAAGAAGATACGCAGTTACCTATGTTATATATGGATGATGCCATTGAAGCAACACTTCAATTAATGGAAGCACCTAAGGAAGCTATAAAAACAGTAGGTTATAACATTCAGGGAATTAGTTTTTCACCTAAAGAGCTTTTAGAAGCGATTCAAAAACACATTCCAGAATTTAAAGCCGCGTACAAACCAGATCATAGACAAGCAATTGCAGAAAGCTGGCCTATATCACTAGACGATCGTGCTGCACAGGCAGAGTGGGGTTGGAAACCAAAATACGATCTTGCAAAAATGACTCAGGAAATGCTGAAGCAACTTGAGTTAAAAAAAAATAACAGTCAGAAACAACACGCATAA
- a CDS encoding AraC family transcriptional regulator: MEYIPKYKKVKDGFVGQRMITLPPNVQYEITQNPLIQDFYTTALGHYPHAIYHDRKRRLGSKEYILLYCTEGNGQITLGENKYDLKPNTYIIIPPHVSHHYQSSTQNPWTIYWSHFVGNKADLLYDRYIAAPVESVRAIARSETRRKEFIKIMGILESGYEMQDLELANLSLYNLLVNMIYSKVDISTAEKTDAISKSIEYLNNNLSKTFKVEDIATQQNLSVSRFSELFKLKTGNSPIQYFNKLKIQKSCQYLYFTDLSIKEICAKIGYEDAYYYSKAFKKLMGMPPSTYRKEYKTERTKA, from the coding sequence ATGGAATATATACCGAAATATAAAAAGGTGAAAGATGGCTTTGTGGGACAGCGTATGATTACCCTACCTCCTAATGTGCAATACGAAATAACACAAAACCCTCTCATACAAGACTTTTATACAACAGCACTCGGTCATTATCCTCATGCGATTTATCATGATCGAAAACGTAGATTAGGGAGTAAAGAATACATACTTCTTTATTGTACTGAAGGAAATGGACAAATCACACTAGGTGAAAACAAATATGATCTCAAACCCAATACCTATATAATCATTCCGCCACATGTGAGCCATCATTACCAAAGTTCGACTCAAAATCCATGGACGATTTACTGGTCTCATTTTGTTGGAAACAAAGCAGATCTTTTATACGACCGTTACATTGCTGCTCCTGTTGAAAGCGTACGTGCTATTGCGCGCAGTGAAACCCGGCGAAAGGAATTTATAAAAATTATGGGCATCTTGGAGTCTGGTTATGAGATGCAGGACCTGGAACTTGCTAACTTAAGCTTATACAATTTACTGGTAAATATGATTTACAGTAAAGTTGATATATCAACTGCAGAAAAAACGGATGCAATCTCAAAGTCTATTGAATATTTAAACAATAATTTAAGTAAAACCTTTAAAGTGGAAGATATTGCAACCCAGCAAAATTTATCGGTTTCACGTTTTTCTGAGCTTTTTAAATTAAAAACGGGCAACTCCCCTATTCAATATTTTAATAAACTAAAGATTCAGAAATCATGTCAATATTTGTATTTCACAGATTTGAGTATAAAGGAAATTTGCGCTAAAATAGGTTATGAGGATGCCTATTACTATTCAAAAGCTTTCAAGAAACTTATGGGTATGCCGCCATCTACTTATAGAAAAGAGTATAAAACAGAAAGGACTAAGGCTTAG
- a CDS encoding STAS domain-containing protein: MFFLDSSKHEIKITGELSCKNVSEIQLKIEYALMRFKDVTININGIEIIDSSGVFMLYLIKKLATENEKILNLIGLENEVFKKALKATGVSNLFVERFCKSTLRKNT; this comes from the coding sequence ATGTTTTTCTTAGATAGTTCTAAACACGAGATAAAAATTACAGGAGAATTATCGTGTAAAAACGTATCTGAAATCCAATTGAAAATTGAATATGCTTTAATGCGCTTTAAAGATGTCACAATCAATATAAATGGTATAGAAATTATAGACAGTTCAGGTGTATTTATGCTGTATCTCATTAAAAAATTAGCTACTGAAAATGAAAAAATACTAAACCTGATAGGTTTAGAAAATGAAGTCTTTAAAAAAGCATTAAAAGCAACAGGAGTAAGTAATTTATTTGTTGAGCGCTTTTGCAAGTCGACCTTAAGGAAGAATACCTAA